A single window of Venturia canescens isolate UGA chromosome 3, ASM1945775v1, whole genome shotgun sequence DNA harbors:
- the LOC122407472 gene encoding uncharacterized protein isoform X2 yields MGRAFRASGPASGRSGEHTKKITQVKIKKKKRKRDLEELHQNVLEAKRAAVEENEAKDAKSRKKKSKKICDRLLPEPMLGMYENGAKGREICRVAGRLNGMSDARLRGNVLELLKGDETNPDARRRNKEGMRSTKVQGKPMIGGKDEPTELPRQRDEDKCKRRLFEPDDEDEPTKNSFDAIDRAMITDHEIRFSPSRAKDVADSKERNILGYDREKRTIPRDPGSQNVRDGSRARRAVNKNLIDDRLWSWSPATSYERLCAMISIDNFENSEYNWHTDPIPKIQTAITEIFLRNVLRGSRDASKEPRESSSTTALEKSIITSNGEDVIYQACTQDSDMDQCSSTNSSTTKIGSWHPLDKQGRTTVFEKKNVKGLKRTRGSQKMEEDSSTKDKNERNDLSSSPDVVQKTINSVSEFLEQFHKHNPVRRKDKNGFETDIDKGKRTSGSGEKLHVCLDSPPRDVQSSDTSKCIPRRNTTKHVPTILRRSSEHCGSVESMDHEENTCEFFIPKPAGRRILKEHIGNDENSIFSNHNPFSPSERVIRSTGHMTISPCAASVLREPNYYHYRTPARERSKELAEHRQLDRANDHKSKFNFMRTKYNSNPRLSWSEELEVKPSQEDGYEEGLSDRKIEGTSRDFMEVVNVRSNTHRNRTLCENQQGVMDFQMDLADQSESDVAEEEIGGKRVAFFRDSDRFFNANDRDNVEVFEAGFQQRKNHQNPGIKARKTLSNFPRSAHHDSPRKSMRFSSFEFRRSDTERASHRFNEPSNEPQEQNHPVFHDGNTAESFTRVENEDFANKPASQFFLADKHESAAWRYADTQSWLYKQAVQGHASSEPSKNPQRHYENPRPSDRSSNGFVAAGEPRGIMRKPVVLFRPIEEVGQKFMLQNRNSRYRHNPDSNVMRAAVKNLREIAFEDKSKKHPPRESDDANYERKRRRVSPSPRDQQLTVNPSNQLFYESLCSFTQPAKFLAYETVEGSDPRRIPIFENDIPNVPADNNKRGASELQIIDERSENSGAGHRRFIEVARPVEEQENRDNQRVVQQLGGVILAADQNYLTSLNNDESTFLSSSGLELGRTERQRSRRIAVMVPLPASSHYHPTSKLLPATEIDSRPSAAAPDDRERASRPGQFRFEVESSAPLPVNANREQDQSRYEMNVEFVGAPEATDLPERIQLPDGRIGILLAHNHRPIGNSSQLYHSKHTRTINDPCSLGEPTLHAENRCVYGFNENDPNVYSQLNFQRNVGYGANEAYHRPTRANGAPDTFTGI; encoded by the exons TGGCTGGACGTCTGAACGGAATGAGCGATGCTCGTCTGCGGGGAAACGTGCTGGAGCTTCTAAAGGGTGACGAAACGAACCCCGA TGCCAGAAGGAGAAATAAGGAGGGAATGAGAAGCACGAAGGTGCAAGGAAAGCCGATGATTGGAGGTAAAGATGAACCGACTGAGTTGCCACGTCAAAGGGACGAGGACAAGTGCAAAAGACGATTGTTCGAGCCGGATGACGAGGACGAACCCACCAAAAATAGTTTTGATGCTATCGATCGTGCCATGATAACGGACCACGAGATACG GTTTTCACCGAGCAGAGCAAAAGACGTCGCTGATTCGAAGGAACGAAATATTCTCGGGtatgatcgagaaaaaagaacaatCCCACGGGACCCGGGCTCACAAAACGTTCGTGACGGATCGAGGGCTCGCAGAGCAGTTAACAAAAATCTCATCGATGATCGCCTCTGGAGCTGGTCACCTGCAACTTCTTACGAGAGACTATGCGCCATGATTTCTATTGACAACTTCGAAAACTCGGAGTACAATTGGCACACAG ATCCAATTCCTAAAATTCAAACTGCAATAACCGAGATATTTTTGCGAAATGTTCTGCGAGGTTCAAGAGACGCGTCGAAAGAACCTCGTGAGTCGAGCAGTACGACGGCTCTGGAAAAATCCATCATAACGAGTAACGGTGAGGACGTGATTTATCAGGCTTGCACCCAAGACTCTGACATGGATCAATGTTCCTCAACCAACAGTTCGACTACGAAAATCGGTTCGTGGCATCCGCTGGATAAACAAGGAAGGACAACTGTATTTGAGAAAAAGAATGTGAAAGGATTGAAAAGAACGAGAGGAAGTCAGAAGATGGAGGAAGATTCTTCAACGAAggacaaaaatgaaagaaacgaTTTGTCCTCGAGCCCTGATGTGGtgcaaaaaacgataaattcaGTGTCAGAATTTTTGGAGCAATTTCATAAGCACAATCCTGTAAGACGAAAGGATAAAAACGGCTTTGAGACGGACATCGATAAGGGCAAAAGGACGAGTGGGAGTGGAGAAAAATTACACGTTTGTTTGGACAGCCCACCTCGAGATGTCCAATCGAGTGATACTTCGAAATGCATTCCACGAAGAAACACAACGAAACACGTACCAACGATCCTACGAAGATCGAGCGAACATTGTGGCTCCGTGGAATCGATGGACCACGAGGAAAATACTTGCGAATTTTTTATCCCAAAGCCTGCTGGACGAAGAATCCTCAAGGAACACATTGGCAACGACGAAAACTCGATTTTCTCAAACCACAATCCATTCTCACCGTCGGAAAGAGTTATTCGATCGACCGGACACATGACCATTTCACCCTGTGCAGCCTCCGTACTCCGAGAaccgaattattatcattatcgtACGCCCGCACGAGAACGGAGCAAGGAACTCGCCGAGCATCGACAGTTAGATCGAGCGAACGACCATAAATCAAAGTTCAACTTTATGCGCACAAAGTACAATTCAAACCCGAGGCTATCTTGGTCGGAAGAGCTCGAGGTCAAACCGTCCCAGGAGGATGGCTACGAGGAGGGTTTATCGGATCGTAAGATCGAAGGAACCAGTCGGGATTTCATGGAGGTGGTAAATGTGAGGAGTAATACTCACAGAAATCGTACTCTGTGCGAGAATCAGCAGGGAGTTATGGATTTCCAAATGGATCTCGCGGACCAGAGCGAAAGCGACGTAGCAGAGGAGGAAATTGGTGGAAAACGAGTGGCCTTTTTCCGAGACTCTGATCGCTTCTTCAACGCGAATGATCGGGACAATGTGGAGGTATTCGAAGCCGGCTTTCAGCAGAGAAAGAACCATCAAAATCCCGGAATCAAAGCTCGTAAGACTCTTTCTAACTTTCCTCGTAGCGCCCACCATGATAGTCCGAGGAAGTCTATGAGATTTTCATCCTTTGAGTTCCGACGTTCGGACACCGAGCGAGCCTCTCACAGGTTCAATGAACCGAGCAACGAGCCTCAAGAGCAAAACCATCCGGTTTTTCATGACGGAAATACTGCCGAGTCATTTACGAGGGTAGAGAACGAAGATTTTGCGAATAAACCggcttctcaattttttttagcgGATAAACACGAAAGTGCCGCTTGGCGGTATGCCGACACGCAGTCCTGGCTTTACAAGCAAGCGGTTCAAGGTCACGCGAGCTCTGAACCGTCAAAAAACCCGCAACGTCACTACGAAAATCCACGTCCGAGTGACAGATCGAGCAACGGGTTCGTGGCGGCGGGAGAGCCTCGAGGAATTATGAGAAAACCAGTCGTCCTCTTCCGACCGATCGAAGAAGTTGGTCAAAAATTCATGCTCCAGAATCGAAATTCTCGCTACCGTCATAATCCTGACTCGAACGTCATGAGAGCAGCTGTGAAAAATCTCCGGGAGATCGCCTTCGaggataaaagtaaaaaacacCCTCCACGGGAATCGGACGATGCAAATTACGAGCGGAAACGGCGACGAGTCTCCCCATCTCCTCGCGATCAACAGTTGACCGTAAATCCGTCGAATCAGCTCTTCTACGAAAGTCTGTGCTCGTTCACGCAGCCTGCGAAGTTTCTCGCTTACGAGACAGTGGAAGGTAGCGATCCTCGAAGAATTCCAATTTTTGAGAATGACATTCCCAACGTCCCCGCTGATAACAATAAACGTGGAGCTTCGGAGCTCCAGATAATTGATGAAAGGTCAGAAAACTCCGGTGCTGGCCACCGCAGATTTATCGAAGTTGCTCGACCCGTCGAAGAGCAAGAAAATCGTGACAATCAACGAGTCGTACAACAATTAGGAGGAGTCATTTTGGCAGCGGATCAAAATTACTTGACATCGTTGAACAACGACGAAAGCACGTTTTTGTCGAGTTCTGGGCTCGAACTTGGTCGAACGGAACGACAGCGTTCTCGACGAATTGCCGTCATGGTGCCTCTTCCAGCCTCCTCCCATTATCATCCGACATCGAAATTGCTCCCAGCTACGGAAATCGATTCGAGGCCCTCCGCCGCTGCTCCGGACGATCGCGAGCGAGCATCTCGACCCGGACAATTCAGGTTCGAGGTCGAATCGTCCGCTCCACTTCCGGTTAATGCAAATAGGGAGCAAGACCAGTCGAGATATGAGATGAACGTCGAATTTGTTGGTGCGCCCGAGGCCACCGATCTTCCCGAAAGAATTCAACTGCCTGACGGACGAATCGGAATATTGCTAGCCCACAATCATCGTCCCATCGGTAATTCCTCGCAACTTTATCACTCGAAACATACTCGAACCATTAATGACCCGTGCAGCCTCGGCGAACCGACGTTACACGCTGAAAACAGATGCGTCTATGGCTTCAATGAAAACGACCCGAACGTTTATTCTCagctaaattttcaacggaacgTG
- the LOC122407472 gene encoding uncharacterized protein isoform X3 codes for MRQAFTRTVAGRLNGMSDARLRGNVLELLKGDETNPDARRRNKEGMRSTKVQGKPMIGGKDEPTELPRQRDEDKCKRRLFEPDDEDEPTKNSFDAIDRAMITDHEIRFSPSRAKDVADSKERNILGYDREKRTIPRDPGSQNVRDGSRARRAVNKNLIDDRLWSWSPATSYERLCAMISIDNFENSEYNWHTDPIPKIQTAITEIFLRNVLRGSRDASKEPRESSSTTALEKSIITSNGEDVIYQACTQDSDMDQCSSTNSSTTKIGSWHPLDKQGRTTVFEKKNVKGLKRTRGSQKMEEDSSTKDKNERNDLSSSPDVVQKTINSVSEFLEQFHKHNPVRRKDKNGFETDIDKGKRTSGSGEKLHVCLDSPPRDVQSSDTSKCIPRRNTTKHVPTILRRSSEHCGSVESMDHEENTCEFFIPKPAGRRILKEHIGNDENSIFSNHNPFSPSERVIRSTGHMTISPCAASVLREPNYYHYRTPARERSKELAEHRQLDRANDHKSKFNFMRTKYNSNPRLSWSEELEVKPSQEDGYEEGLSDRKIEGTSRDFMEVVNVRSNTHRNRTLCENQQGVMDFQMDLADQSESDVAEEEIGGKRVAFFRDSDRFFNANDRDNVEVFEAGFQQRKNHQNPGIKARKTLSNFPRSAHHDSPRKSMRFSSFEFRRSDTERASHRFNEPSNEPQEQNHPVFHDGNTAESFTRVENEDFANKPASQFFLADKHESAAWRYADTQSWLYKQAVQGHASSEPSKNPQRHYENPRPSDRSSNGFVAAGEPRGIMRKPVVLFRPIEEVGQKFMLQNRNSRYRHNPDSNVMRAAVKNLREIAFEDKSKKHPPRESDDANYERKRRRVSPSPRDQQLTVNPSNQLFYESLCSFTQPAKFLAYETVEGSDPRRIPIFENDIPNVPADNNKRGASELQIIDERSENSGAGHRRFIEVARPVEEQENRDNQRVVQQLGGVILAADQNYLTSLNNDESTFLSSSGLELGRTERQRSRRIAVMVPLPASSHYHPTSKLLPATEIDSRPSAAAPDDRERASRPGQFRFEVESSAPLPVNANREQDQSRYEMNVEFVGAPEATDLPERIQLPDGRIGILLAHNHRPIGNSSQLYHSKHTRTINDPCSLGEPTLHAENRCVYGFNENDPNVYSQLNFQRNVGYGANEAYHRPTRANGAPDTFTGI; via the exons TGGCTGGACGTCTGAACGGAATGAGCGATGCTCGTCTGCGGGGAAACGTGCTGGAGCTTCTAAAGGGTGACGAAACGAACCCCGA TGCCAGAAGGAGAAATAAGGAGGGAATGAGAAGCACGAAGGTGCAAGGAAAGCCGATGATTGGAGGTAAAGATGAACCGACTGAGTTGCCACGTCAAAGGGACGAGGACAAGTGCAAAAGACGATTGTTCGAGCCGGATGACGAGGACGAACCCACCAAAAATAGTTTTGATGCTATCGATCGTGCCATGATAACGGACCACGAGATACG GTTTTCACCGAGCAGAGCAAAAGACGTCGCTGATTCGAAGGAACGAAATATTCTCGGGtatgatcgagaaaaaagaacaatCCCACGGGACCCGGGCTCACAAAACGTTCGTGACGGATCGAGGGCTCGCAGAGCAGTTAACAAAAATCTCATCGATGATCGCCTCTGGAGCTGGTCACCTGCAACTTCTTACGAGAGACTATGCGCCATGATTTCTATTGACAACTTCGAAAACTCGGAGTACAATTGGCACACAG ATCCAATTCCTAAAATTCAAACTGCAATAACCGAGATATTTTTGCGAAATGTTCTGCGAGGTTCAAGAGACGCGTCGAAAGAACCTCGTGAGTCGAGCAGTACGACGGCTCTGGAAAAATCCATCATAACGAGTAACGGTGAGGACGTGATTTATCAGGCTTGCACCCAAGACTCTGACATGGATCAATGTTCCTCAACCAACAGTTCGACTACGAAAATCGGTTCGTGGCATCCGCTGGATAAACAAGGAAGGACAACTGTATTTGAGAAAAAGAATGTGAAAGGATTGAAAAGAACGAGAGGAAGTCAGAAGATGGAGGAAGATTCTTCAACGAAggacaaaaatgaaagaaacgaTTTGTCCTCGAGCCCTGATGTGGtgcaaaaaacgataaattcaGTGTCAGAATTTTTGGAGCAATTTCATAAGCACAATCCTGTAAGACGAAAGGATAAAAACGGCTTTGAGACGGACATCGATAAGGGCAAAAGGACGAGTGGGAGTGGAGAAAAATTACACGTTTGTTTGGACAGCCCACCTCGAGATGTCCAATCGAGTGATACTTCGAAATGCATTCCACGAAGAAACACAACGAAACACGTACCAACGATCCTACGAAGATCGAGCGAACATTGTGGCTCCGTGGAATCGATGGACCACGAGGAAAATACTTGCGAATTTTTTATCCCAAAGCCTGCTGGACGAAGAATCCTCAAGGAACACATTGGCAACGACGAAAACTCGATTTTCTCAAACCACAATCCATTCTCACCGTCGGAAAGAGTTATTCGATCGACCGGACACATGACCATTTCACCCTGTGCAGCCTCCGTACTCCGAGAaccgaattattatcattatcgtACGCCCGCACGAGAACGGAGCAAGGAACTCGCCGAGCATCGACAGTTAGATCGAGCGAACGACCATAAATCAAAGTTCAACTTTATGCGCACAAAGTACAATTCAAACCCGAGGCTATCTTGGTCGGAAGAGCTCGAGGTCAAACCGTCCCAGGAGGATGGCTACGAGGAGGGTTTATCGGATCGTAAGATCGAAGGAACCAGTCGGGATTTCATGGAGGTGGTAAATGTGAGGAGTAATACTCACAGAAATCGTACTCTGTGCGAGAATCAGCAGGGAGTTATGGATTTCCAAATGGATCTCGCGGACCAGAGCGAAAGCGACGTAGCAGAGGAGGAAATTGGTGGAAAACGAGTGGCCTTTTTCCGAGACTCTGATCGCTTCTTCAACGCGAATGATCGGGACAATGTGGAGGTATTCGAAGCCGGCTTTCAGCAGAGAAAGAACCATCAAAATCCCGGAATCAAAGCTCGTAAGACTCTTTCTAACTTTCCTCGTAGCGCCCACCATGATAGTCCGAGGAAGTCTATGAGATTTTCATCCTTTGAGTTCCGACGTTCGGACACCGAGCGAGCCTCTCACAGGTTCAATGAACCGAGCAACGAGCCTCAAGAGCAAAACCATCCGGTTTTTCATGACGGAAATACTGCCGAGTCATTTACGAGGGTAGAGAACGAAGATTTTGCGAATAAACCggcttctcaattttttttagcgGATAAACACGAAAGTGCCGCTTGGCGGTATGCCGACACGCAGTCCTGGCTTTACAAGCAAGCGGTTCAAGGTCACGCGAGCTCTGAACCGTCAAAAAACCCGCAACGTCACTACGAAAATCCACGTCCGAGTGACAGATCGAGCAACGGGTTCGTGGCGGCGGGAGAGCCTCGAGGAATTATGAGAAAACCAGTCGTCCTCTTCCGACCGATCGAAGAAGTTGGTCAAAAATTCATGCTCCAGAATCGAAATTCTCGCTACCGTCATAATCCTGACTCGAACGTCATGAGAGCAGCTGTGAAAAATCTCCGGGAGATCGCCTTCGaggataaaagtaaaaaacacCCTCCACGGGAATCGGACGATGCAAATTACGAGCGGAAACGGCGACGAGTCTCCCCATCTCCTCGCGATCAACAGTTGACCGTAAATCCGTCGAATCAGCTCTTCTACGAAAGTCTGTGCTCGTTCACGCAGCCTGCGAAGTTTCTCGCTTACGAGACAGTGGAAGGTAGCGATCCTCGAAGAATTCCAATTTTTGAGAATGACATTCCCAACGTCCCCGCTGATAACAATAAACGTGGAGCTTCGGAGCTCCAGATAATTGATGAAAGGTCAGAAAACTCCGGTGCTGGCCACCGCAGATTTATCGAAGTTGCTCGACCCGTCGAAGAGCAAGAAAATCGTGACAATCAACGAGTCGTACAACAATTAGGAGGAGTCATTTTGGCAGCGGATCAAAATTACTTGACATCGTTGAACAACGACGAAAGCACGTTTTTGTCGAGTTCTGGGCTCGAACTTGGTCGAACGGAACGACAGCGTTCTCGACGAATTGCCGTCATGGTGCCTCTTCCAGCCTCCTCCCATTATCATCCGACATCGAAATTGCTCCCAGCTACGGAAATCGATTCGAGGCCCTCCGCCGCTGCTCCGGACGATCGCGAGCGAGCATCTCGACCCGGACAATTCAGGTTCGAGGTCGAATCGTCCGCTCCACTTCCGGTTAATGCAAATAGGGAGCAAGACCAGTCGAGATATGAGATGAACGTCGAATTTGTTGGTGCGCCCGAGGCCACCGATCTTCCCGAAAGAATTCAACTGCCTGACGGACGAATCGGAATATTGCTAGCCCACAATCATCGTCCCATCGGTAATTCCTCGCAACTTTATCACTCGAAACATACTCGAACCATTAATGACCCGTGCAGCCTCGGCGAACCGACGTTACACGCTGAAAACAGATGCGTCTATGGCTTCAATGAAAACGACCCGAACGTTTATTCTCagctaaattttcaacggaacgTG